A region of the Methylobacterium nodulans ORS 2060 genome:
GAGCCGTCGAGGGCCGCCGTGAGGAGCCGCCGCGTCACCCGGATCGGCATGCGCCGCCCGGTGCCGACGCCGCCGCCGGTCCAGCCCGTGTTGACGAGCCAGCAATCGACATGGTGGCGGGCGATGAGGTCGCGCAGCAGGTTGCCGTAGACCGACGGGTGCCGCGGCATGAAGGGCGCGCCGAAGCAGGTCGAGAAGGTCGCCTCCGGCCCCTTCAGCCCCTTCTCGGTGCCGGCCACCTTGGCGGTGTAGCCGGAGAGGAAGTGGTACATCGCCTCGGCGCCGGTGAGCTTCGCGATCGGGGGCAGCACCCCGAAGGCGTCGCAGGTCAGCATGACGATGTTCTTCGGATGCCCCGCCCGGCCCGTCGGGCTCGCATTCGGGATGAAGGGCAGCGGGTAGGCGCAGCGGGTGTTCTCGGTGCGCGAGGCGTCGTCGAAATCCGGCAGGCGCGTGACCGGATCGATGACGACGTTCTCCATGACGGTGCCGAAGCGCTCCGTCGTGGCGTAGATCTCGGGCTCGGCCTCGCGCGAGAGGCGGATCGTCTTGGCGTAGCAGCCGCCCTCGAAGTTGAAGATGCCCTTCGGGCTCCAGCCATGCTCGTCATCGCCGAGCAGCGCCCTAGCCGGGTCGCTCGACAGGGTCGTCTTGCCGGTGCCCGACAGGCCGAAGAACAGGGCCGAATCGCCCGCCCCGCCGACATTCGCCGAGCAATGCATCGGCATGACGCCGGCCTGCGGCAGAATGTAGTTCAGGTAGGTGAAGACCGATTTCTTCATCTCGCCCGCGTAGGAGGTGCCGCCGATCAGCATGATCCTGCGGGTGAAGTCGCAGGCGATCATGGTCTCGGAGCGCACGCCGTGGCGGGCCGGATCGGCCTTGAAGCTCGGCAGGTCGATGATGGTGAGATCGGGCTCGTAGGTCGCGAGCTCGTCCCGCTCCGGCCGGATCAGCAGGTTGCGGATGAACAGCGAGTGCCAGGCGAATTCGGTGAAGACCCGCGCCCGCACCCGGTGCGCCGGCTCGGCGCCGCCGTAGA
Encoded here:
- a CDS encoding phosphoenolpyruvate carboxykinase; amino-acid sequence: MSDIGVFNAAVGADRAGLRNLKRVFWNLEAPGLYEQALQRGEAQLAVGGALVAETGIHTGRSPKDKFVVRDAETEAQVWWDNNGAISPEQFDRLHADFIAHAEGRELFAQDLYGGAEPAHRVRARVFTEFAWHSLFIRNLLIRPERDELATYEPDLTIIDLPSFKADPARHGVRSETMIACDFTRRIMLIGGTSYAGEMKKSVFTYLNYILPQAGVMPMHCSANVGGAGDSALFFGLSGTGKTTLSSDPARALLGDDEHGWSPKGIFNFEGGCYAKTIRLSREAEPEIYATTERFGTVMENVVIDPVTRLPDFDDASRTENTRCAYPLPFIPNASPTGRAGHPKNIVMLTCDAFGVLPPIAKLTGAEAMYHFLSGYTAKVAGTEKGLKGPEATFSTCFGAPFMPRHPSVYGNLLRDLIARHHVDCWLVNTGWTGGGVGTGRRMPIRVTRRLLTAALDGSLAKADFRRDPYFGFAVPTSVPGVEPHILYPVKTWQDKAAFAETAKKLVEMFQANFKRFEAHVDADVRAAEPTMSIAA